The sequence TGAAACTCCACAAATATTTTCTAGGCAGTAATAACGTAACACAGTATATCCAATGTggatttaaaatgtaaaaaatttgatCAAGTGAAAAATTCattgcaaaaattgaaaatcctATCATATAACATGATTATCTATCTGGCCTAAAGTTGAGTGCCTCTGTACAAGAACTAGGTCCAGTAGTAGATAGACCTCCTATAACAGCTAATTTAtcgtcttttaaaatataagcaCATGAACAATGTGTAGTAGgcatatctttaatttttgtccAATTGTCATGCTCCCAATCATAAACTTCTACAGTTTCAAGAGGTTTGCCCGGTCCAcctgaaatataattattttatcaatttatatatgCCAAAAATTATGGAAATGTATTCAGTTATTCTGAAAATTAAGACCATATAGCTTATAGTATAAGGCTTATATCACAACTCTTAAAGGCCTAACTTAGGAAAACAGACCCAGTTCAGGTCTAGCTTGGTAAGTTTGTAAAGTAGACAGTCATAATTTTGCATATTCCAACAACAAGTTAAACCTCTCCAAATAAAGTCTAATCACTTAAGCtatatttacaaattgaaatattgtatGTTTGATCTTACAGCGCTCATCACTTTACTCCATTACACTGAATAAGAACTTACCTAGCACTCATCACTTTACTCCATTACACTGAATAAGAACTTACCTAGCGCTCATCACTTTACTCCATTACACTGAATAAGAACTTACCTAGCGCTCATCACTTTACTCCATTACACTGAATAAGAACTTACCTAGCACTCATCACTTTACTCCATTACACTGAATAAGAACTTACCTAGCGCTCATCACTTTACTCCATTACACTGAATAAGAACTTACCTAATCCACCTGCACATACTACTTTACTCCATTACACTGAATAAGAACTTACCTAATCCACCTGCACACACTACTTTACTCCATTACACTGAATAAGAACTTACCTAATCCACCTGCACATACTACTTTACTCCATTACACTGAATAAGAACTTACCTAATCCACCTGCACATACTACTTTACTCCATTACACTGAATAAGAACTTACCTAATCCACCTGCACATACTACTTTACTCCATTACACTGAATAAGAACTTACCTAATCCACCTGCACATACTACTTTACTCCATTACACTGAATAAGAACTTACCTAATCCACCTGCACACACTACTTTACTCCATTACACTGAATAAGAACTTACCTAATCCACCTGCACACACTACTTTAATCCATTACACTGAATAAGAACTTACCTAATCCACCTGCACATACTACTTTACTCCATTACACTGAATAAGAACTTACCTAATCCACCTGCACATACTACTTTCCCTCCTAAAACACCAATAGCAAAATCTGCTCTCTTTGTTGGCATATTAACTCCAACCTTCCATTCTTctgtaattgtaaaatataggttttcattaaaaataaagaataaaaaatgtgtGAGGGTTTCTCCAGAACCCAGTGGCTTAcctacttttgctgttgtttGTGTTTTCAGTATGATAGGGAATGCAATTAATAAATTTACAGTTAATTTCTAAGTGCTATGCACATCTCATACAATTATATACtccaaaaattacaattttcaacTATCTCCCAAAAAGAGCAAATAATAATAGAATCAAAAGCCTGACCACATGCTTGCCTTCAATATATGTACAATTAGTCAATAAAGTAAAACTTCCAAGCATTCAAACTGTGAAGGAGTTGTGTGGAATAACTATACACCCATGATAGGACAGACAAACggaaggacaaacagacaggGGTAAAACAATATGCCACCAAAATTAAAGTTGCTGGGGCATAATAGAGACCAAGAAACAAGTATACAGTACACATCACAACCCTATTATCTAAaagaaattagtttttttttatagttttgaacaAATATCAAATCTGTATGATTATctcaatcagagacatatatacacattctttttttgacatgttaaaAGACTTTTTGTTTTCATGATTGAATATACACTATAGTATTGCCGAGTGCTTCTGTTAAAATAAAGTTCTGGTCATGGTTAAAATAGTATGTCAGAAtttgttaatctttaaaaaacaattgcCAAGTAATAATCCATTTAGAATTCACCTCCGGTAATATTCAGGTGTCAGATCGGAGGGCAATAAATTGCGTAATCGCACACCTGTGAATCAACAATCACAACTCTATTAAGGACCTAATTACCGGAAAATCGGACACACACAATTTCACTGTGTAATTAAACAAACTATTGCAAAGATATATGCCGTACCGAAAATTTTCTTGTAATAACAATTGAGCATTAccagatttgaaattttaattatcatataacaatatttttctcaataaatgctgaaagataaatataacattcaagtatttttttattagaaaagaaattataatatgatCTGATATAATTTTCCCATTGCTTTTCTTGATTATCTATCGAGGTTATTCATCCCCGACTTGATTGCATGTTCTAAATTTTATCGACGAGAATCTCATTCTGGGCCGCGATCTTTAACGGGATTTCACGGAGTTGCCAATctctgtgtatatatgtctctgtctCAATTCATTATTGTTTGATTATCGAAtgctttgtaaattatttttacatataatgtATTGGCTATATCTTTCATCTTGTTATGGAAGATAATGTATATTAGCATTGTCCTTGCCTAATGTCCTCTTTCCTTTGATAATTAagatcaataaatatatttgaaaggaaaatacaagttttgaactaaaaaaaagtgtaaattttttaataatgaatttATCCTCTATTTATGTATCCTAGAATTAACATAAATATTCCATGATTTATCTTCATTTTTCCCccaaaaattataatttcatattaaacactttgatataaactttaataaatattaatattatcttatattattatcataattatttatCAACTAGTAACTACTGCAATTAATATCAGGTTTAACCTAAAACTAACAGTAATGTAtagttaataaaataataaatcaattaataatcaatcaaatttagttgtcaaattataatcaaatgTTTTGACCTCTAATTATTAACACTAAAAgatcttattatataaaaacctTTTGATCTTTGATTAGctcttttgattttcaattattaattgACTATAAGATAATAAAGAATTAAAACACCTTTGAACTTTTGTGTAATGGTGAGCACATTTTACATAACATGAAGCCAAAATAATTTTGAGTAAAtagtacaatatatatacagatcCACTATGGAGGAAAACCACAACATTCATTACCTTAGAAACTCTCATCCAAACCGTCAAACATTTACTTACAAGATCATGGAGTACACTAATATTGTTTACTATGCTCAGCAACTGAAGACTCTACTGATGTCACATGACCAAGCAGTTACCCAACTCAACTTAATTGGTAATTAtctatttactatttattttatttagtattttttcttagagttaattttataattttcatcaataaaaaagtatattaataaataacaataatttaaaaataaagtttgagaGCATAATTTTATATCAACTTACATACATTGAAATGcaacttattttatttatttgtaaagttgAGAGCACTGTAACCAATTTgaatcttaattatttttaaaaccagCAAAATTTGATtctaataatattttcttattacAGAATGCAAGATGGAACAACTTGACCGCCACTTGTTTGCAGCAGACATCAACGGAAACCATtcttacagacttcacctccgGACCAAAAAGTCAACCGCTGTTGGTATTTGTAAAATGTACAAGCTGTACAAAGAGAAAAAATGGAACCAGATTCAAGAGTTGTCTACCCTGATCATGAAGTCTGCCAGCTCATCTCCATCTAGATCTTCCAATTTAGAGATGTCACCAAGGACAAGACAACTTGACCTTGACACCACAGTACAGTCACTCACAGAAGACTTCTGTTGTCTTTCCagagacagttaaatttatttttagcaatgttATCATTACAGTGCTTATATGTACTTgatgtatgttatatttgtagtGCTCTATGTTGATATTCTATTTTcgaataaaagatatgaaatatttttttgtttattgttgactttaaatttaactgttaaaaaaaagtaccaCATACACtggttaatattttgtattaaaacttACCATATACCACACCTTACCTCTCAAAGGCCACATTAAAAAGGGAGATCACTCAAACTAGTTATTCATAAACCATATAAAAAAGCTTACTTTTCTCTGTGTCAAAAACTTCACAAGCATCTGAGAATCCCTCTGTGGCTGGTTGTTTTAATCCTCCCATACTGAATATATGTTTATCTGAAGCAGTATACATAGCAAACACCCTCTTACTGGGGACATCTGGTAACTTCTCCCATTTATCTTCAGTAAAATCATAACATTCTAAAGCTGTGCTAGGTAACTTTCCTTGTCTACCCCCTAAAAGATAATGTGTTTAGAAATCAACCATAAACTCTTAAAcgtgaaaataaaacattaaatgccATGTTGGTCAGTTCTTCTATAAAGACCTTAAACAGACATTAGGGAAGAACAGCACGGTTCCCTACAGTACATATTATTTCACTCAATTATTCGTTCAATGTACATCCTTTCTGTATTCCTGATTTCTaatataaatactgtaaattcagaaattattgcgtgcatttattattgcgattttgtcatttcagacttaaatgcgattttaatttttacgaatttgagaaaaatcctattaaattcatataaaatatttcaaaatgcgagtttaaattattgcatttacaactcagtcgcatttttcgcaataataaaaacctcccattaatttctgaatttacagtaattgaaCCCAATAAGCTAGATATTTCTGAAGTTCAGTGACTTCAgtcattgtttttaattataagattgaaattgagaatagaaatggggaatgtgtcagaaaaaaacaaaaaaaatgatcagaAAACAACCAAAGGACACCAGCTAGCTGGTCTTCAAAGTGAGAAAATCCTCAAACTGGAGTTGTGGTTCAGCTGTCCCATTAACAAAATGAGACGGATTTTAATGTATGTTACACtaaactttgaaacaaataaatgatcttaaataaaaaaataatacacaagaCTAAAAAAGGCCAGAGACTTCTGGATTCGAACATGCGCAAGAGTATGCCAGGGTTAAGCATGTATCTTTTTGTTGTGTCATTTTTAAAGAATTGGATGTTGATCACAGATCATTTTTAATATCTCTGACTGAGGTTTTGGGTTGGTATACATGTAGACTACATTGACTATCATTGATGACTGTATCCTATCTCTGGATGTTTATTTGTATTAAGTGCCACCTGGTATTTGTATTAAGTGCCAcatggttgctgtctcattgatgtatatcCAATATTCTtgcataaacattttttgaaagtATAAAATACATGAATCTTTTAACTATCCTCCAAGGAAGTGTACTCAATCTTAACATTTCTTTGGAACAATATAAAATTCTGTCAATTAGATTACACTATCTAAAACTCTATTCATCTTTTGAATGAGTAAATCGTTTTAAAAAGATTCAATATGTTACCCTGTGATGCTATTGTAAATTATAAgcattaacctttttttttttttttttttttttttttaaaagatttctgATAAAAATCAGTCCCCAAAACAATATAGTGAATATTACttaatttattcctttttttttcctttcaaaaGCTTCATGTGAAAGATGTACACATCAAACGTGacaaaaaatgataacattagAAATATGTACCAAGAAATGAGAATCATTTCATCTCTAGTAGAGACCATCATTGATTTACGTACCACAGACATACAACTTTTCATTGACAAGAAATGAATATGTAGCATATCTTGCTGTGGGCATTCCTTTCATTTGTTTCCAGGTGTTTGTTTCTACATCATATGCACAGAGGGTGTCTTTTGGGTTTGTATCTGATCCCATGCCACCACAAACTATAATTTTGTTGTCTGgaataaaaaattgtaatgGGTTATCATTGAACATCaagtttaacattttacattgttatttgtacaagggcatgtgaaaaatatatatcatgtgaCTGTCTTTCTAATGGAGTGTGTTTGGAAAAGACCCCTTTAGACCCAAATATTTAATCCATTATGTCAAGATAAAAAGTGTTTCAAgtttatgtatttatgtatttgtgaaataaaacaGACTGATTTAGAAGAGATTTTCATACATAATTTTGCTTGAAAATCTTTTTtgtaaatgcatgcaatattttgtACTATTTGGTTTAGTTTGAAACATACTCAGGATCATGAGACTTAACCAGTTCCAAAATTCGAGAATTAGCTATTGACAACCTTTTTTCAAATTGCCATTCCACATTTCTTTTACCTCTTACAACACTGGACAACCCAAGTAACGCTTCTGACAGTGGTTCCATCTTTTCCCATTTTTTAGCCTTTATGTTATACATTTCAACAGCATTTACAGGGTTTTGACCCTCACCAACTCCTCcaataacaataattttatcTCCAAGTATGGCAGCTGCTGGTGATGCTCTTGCTGTCGGCATCTCTGGCAGATTAtgccattttctttttttcgttTCATACATTTCAAAAGCTGTTATAGGTTTGCCCATCTGATCACATCCGCCTATGATGTACATGTTATCACCATGGAGTAATGGCAAGGCAAATACTCGACTGTTGAACATTCTCTTCCATGTCTCCCAAGTATAAGTTCCTCCAGCCATTACAAATTAAACACTTATTTCTAGAttctaaaaacataaattatggtatattatttataactgtctaatgtatttaaaataatgccTTGACACGagcatatgtttttataaacaaagattCTTTCAATTAACATGCATTCATATATCAATTgagcaaaaaatataatattttagtatattatacatgtcatgcatgtaatatggtaaattataattgatttaatttatgTTCAGGTTTAGATATGATCCTGTATATTATATGCATTTTTGTCCACACCCTACCTAATCTacagggctcacactacttcagaattatagggagaagtgacttctctttttcaaactgatagggagaagtggtgagatttgaaagagaagtgcTTATTTGCGCGGTACTCTACAATGTTTGGATTTTACTGTAGTATAAACGgtcatttgtaaataatgttctttttatattgttcaattcatatctgagtatacaattaagtaacatttcaaaataaaagttgtttaaattttactaagGTCCTTGTGAGAAACTACCAACTAAACATCTAGCACTGAAatgtttggttgttttttttttaaaaaaggtaaaaaaattataataatatcaattgcaatttaattaaaaactatCTTGTGTATGAAATTCAGTGTTTCTCatcaaaagataaataaaggTAAGCTGGgccataatatattgatattagtgTAATACTAATAGTCTAAGAGTTAAGCAACTTTACAATAGTTTACAACAATCCATATAAATTATAGggaattatacatgtatacaccaatcaatgatgagtttatttagatgTAACCAAAAGTCTTTAATGCGTGTggaatgcatatttttttcttttgtgatCAATATTCCTCTGTCTGCTGTTCCATCCGTGCGTCCGTAgtaatttttgtaataataCAGATTTCGGTCATAGCTAGTCCGTTTTCAATCCGTAGTTTAGAAATCGGTCAATGGCGGACGAttgcaagaaaatttacaaaaacaaacgatgttatttgggaaGGATCATGAagtttttaatgcaataaatggatTGAACATTTACTGGAAGCAACTGTTATCACGtttaaatgaagtaacaaaCCTATTTTGCAGCCGAAAGTTAGGTTGATGTACGTTTTCGAGTAACAAGCACCGGAACTTTCGGAAGTGCACGAAGtgataaaaagttgtatttttattaaataacttGCTACACACTGCAAAAACAATGCTTCAACCTCTTTTCATAAGATAATGAATCGTTTAAGTCTGaatttctttaattatcaataaaaagtctAGGTTTCATCAActtggtaaaaattgaaaatgtctgaTGACAGAAGCGACTGAAAGCGAGTATCGTAAACAACAGGGCGACTTGTCTTCACTTTTGGGGGTCGGGGAAAGTGAAGTGACGGTCGGGAAAGCGACTTCTTCGCCCAAGTCGCCTGGTAGCGTGAGCCCTGATCTATATAAGTGTCTCAAGAGCTGTGACCCTCCCCTTTTTCATCCAAGCTGCCATAATCTGGCAATCATTATCAATGTTGAACTAAAGATTGTTTTGATACTTTAAAATCAAGGAAAACAGACCTGAGTGTATACAATAAGGTAAACATGTGTATATCCATGTATGCAACACTAGGTACacataatatattaaatgcaaaattacagaaaaataagggcataaaaaaaatgtcatagtGGCACAAAAGGTGTCAGACTGTACACTGTTGGGGTTTACAGAAGGGTTagtttgatattcatatgattgATATCagcaaataattcaaaacaaatacattgaATGTCTTTCAATTGTGCAAGTCGGTGCAATGTTTATAATGTTGACATGCATACcaataagggagacaataatgCCGGATTTCGAACCCAACCTCCGGGAAGATAACTCTTATGTTAAACGTCCTTGACCTCTCGGGAGGTGTGTTGCTTTTGACAATTTTCGTTGGGTGAAAATTAGGTCGACGTTTCGATTGGTTAGTTTTGTCCAACCTCGCTGGAAAATATCAACAAACAGTCTGGAACTGTTGTATAGGAAAACAGCATCAAATCAGGTAGAAAGACGcaataatgatattattttaatataagttTGTGGTATTTGTTTTCAGTTGGAAAATGTAAGAACAAGAATCTTACCTTTCACCTTGGCTCAGGTTTTCTTCAAAACATGTCTTACAAAATTGTGACCTTGAACTGGTTTACGGATATAAATGCACTAAATTTAGCTTATCTGATCATGTTTCTGAGATTTTGTTTGTGCACTTAAATCATTCCATAAAGACTCAAAAAATTCTTTGTCAGGtaatttttttgacataaaataatctttttgatTGAGCTGATTGAGTCAACTTCAAACAATAAATGAGGTAAATTTGCACCcttgttcatgtttttttttatcagtttatcagctgttttatacatgtagctcAGATTAGGTTTCTGATTATGATATCTGATCAGACATTAATAATCTACTGCTAGAGCAATTAGCTATTAAagggttttaaaaaaatgccacataaaacatgtaatacctgcaattttttttaactaaaatttgtaaaagctGTACAATTTAATaagatttaatatattttcctaCATCTATAAGAAGATTAgtaaattgttaaacatttatatatacatttatcatattCTTTTAGAAAATAACAGTACCCCTCAACCATGTTGATAAACTcatttgttcaaatattttttccacAAATTTGAAGAATCGTTATCACTCTGCTTCCGATTATTATtgcatacaaatgtacctttaTGTAACGTTATCACGTAACATTTCAACATCATTCAGCATATTCATGAAAATACACCTCACAATTTTAGTGAAAAACATAACTTAACtggataacaaaaaaattagggaacagaaaaaaaagccaaaaaattattatacaataaatgcattttttaaagtttaaaaaaaaagttcctgTCTGTATGTCTTTGCCTGAAGTGTATGATAAAAAGAACATAACATGATCAAAATCATACCTCGAACCTGTTGGGTAGTGGGCTGATATAATGACCTAGGGCTGAAAAGGGGTCTAAAATGAATAATGCCAttttataatctatatatataaagaacaaTACCATGTTCAATAACTCTGTAAATTAAGATTAACATTGGTGTTTTTTAGAGATCTGACAAACAAAGTTCTGAGGTCTAAAACTCCTAGGTCTACAGATAGTGTAAACCTGTtggcatacatgtacatgtgtatatctactgattgtttttaatattgaaatacacATAGGTAACAACCATTTCTGGTTTCAAGTCCagtaaaagtaaatacattttatgtcTGTaatgtttggttgctgtctaattgattttaatatacACATGATATATATACCACATGTTTCCTTTAAATCCAATGTAGGATTTGATATgcatgtacaattcaggtacTTAATCTAAAAACTGATTACAGGAAAAATAGAATAgtctttaataaaattaacggtaccaattttcttgcaccagatgcgcatttcgacaaaacatgtctcttcaatgatgctcttggccaaaatatttgaaatccaaagcttatataaaaaatgaagagctaaaatccaaaaggtccaaaaagtatagccaaatccgtgacaGGAATcggagctttgcatgagggagaaacattccttaatttataataatttctaatattttgtaacagcaaattttaatacaatgtaacacaaaaaatccgtattttcatgccagtacggaagtactggctactgggctggtgatactctcggggactaatagtccaccagcagaggcatcgacccagtggtagtaataaaattaaccgtaccaattttcttgcaccagatgcacatttcgacaatacatgtctcttcagtgatgcacgtggccaaaatatttgaaatccacaGCTTAAAAGTCTTTATttacaatgcatatatatacatgaacatgtaaaaacatcataagttcaatgtacaataaaaaaattaattcatatagtttttcactGACACCCCtccccccctcttaacttaatttagGAAAAAATGATTGACTAATAAGgatattgtttgaattgttttacattgtcttatctggaccttttatagctgactatatgcggtatgggctttgctcattgttgaaggccgtacggtgacctacagttgttaatgtctgtgtcattttggtcttttgtggatagttgtctcattggcaatcataccacatcttcattttattaaccggatttttgtgacaaaaatgtcagttattgatttggggatgctaGGCGGGCGGTCGTCCAGCCGATCAGTCGGGCGGGTGGCAATCAAATGTTTTCCGTGTATTAACTCATGAAcagttcaaccaaagcttttaaaattttaatatgttgttactggcaactaaatgaaggtcaagttcaataatggcgattttgacttttaccgttcaggagttatggttcttgaaagattgaaaaatggagtttccagtcgtgtccgtgcatttacgcatgaaccgttctaccaaagcttcccaaattttaatatgttgttactggtgacaaaatggaggtcaagttcaataatgacgattttgacttttaccattcaggagttatggttcatgaaagattgaaaaatggggTTTCCAGTTGTGTCGGTGCATTTTCTCAttaaccattcaaccaaagcttttcaaattcttatatgttgttactgatgacaaaatagaggtcaagttcaataatgatgattttgacttttaccgttcagtagttatggttcttgaaagatcgtaaaatggcgcttccagtcgtgtccgtgcatttacgcatgaactgtacTACCAAATaatcccaaattttaatatgttgttactgaggactaaatgaaggtcaagttcaataatgacgattttgacttttaccgttcagaagttatggttcttgaaagattgaaaaatggtgtttccagtcatgtccctgcattttctcatgaaccattcaaccaaagcttttcaaattttaatatgttgttactgatgacaaaatagaggtcaagttcaataatgacgattttgacttttaccgttcagaagttatggttcttgaaagatcgtaaaatggtgtttccattcacgttgttgcattttctcatgaaccattcaatctaagcttttcaaattttaatatgttgatactgatgacaaaatggaggtcaaatttgaaattgacgATTTTAACTTTCAttaatcatcagtaatggttcttgtgatattgccaggacacaaataaatgtcaataaatccggtttgctgttgttgtgacagcctcttgtatatataaaacaaaacttgcagcattTTGACCCCCACCCCagactatttgatttaagtttttatccttcattgattttttgatgttgtccctaaaCCCTCTTTTTTAGAAGAAAGGAAAGTGTGAGCTAGAATGTGGAGGACACAATCTCAGCCATTGTGCAAGCAGAT is a genomic window of Mytilus trossulus isolate FHL-02 chromosome 1, PNRI_Mtr1.1.1.hap1, whole genome shotgun sequence containing:
- the LOC134723011 gene encoding kelch domain-containing protein 8A-like, which gives rise to MAGGTYTWETWKRMFNSRVFALPLLHGDNMYIIGGCDQMGKPITAFEMYETKKRKWHNLPEMPTARASPAAAILGDKIIVIGGVGEGQNPVNAVEMYNIKAKKWEKMEPLSEALLGLSSVVRDNKIIVCGGMGSDTNPKDTLCAYDVETNTWKQMKGMPTARYATYSFLVNEKLYVCGGRQGKLPSTALECYDFTEDKWEKLPDVPSKRVFAMYTASDKHIFSMGGLKQPATEGFSDACEVFDTEKKEWKVGVNMPTKRADFAIGVLGGKVVCAGGLGGPGKPLETVEVYDWEHDNWTKIKDMPTTHCSCAYILKDDKLAVIGGLSTTGPSSCTEALNFRPDR